In Methanothermobacter tenebrarum, the sequence CGGCAACAGACCTCGCAGATACTATTGTAAAGGAGAAGAAAATCCCCTTCAGGACAGCCCATCAAATCGTTGGACGCCTAATCAACAATCTTATAAGTGAGGGTTTAAGTCCATTAGATGTTGACTCCAATCTACTAGATAAGGTTAGTATGGAGATCATAGGGGAAAAACTCGGATTAGACGATGATATTATAAAGAGGGCTCTTGACCCGCGTGAGAATGTTAAAATGCGGAATGTCCCAGGCGGACCCTCCCCTAGGATGGTGGATGCCTCCATCAAAAGACTGAGAACTTATATTAAAGAAGAGCTTAAATCACTACACTAATCTATATATATCATATTATCTGATTATAGTATATGGTAGCGAAAACAGATCCTCGTGTAATAGGAATCCTTGCAATAATTATAGGCATACTGATGATCATATACCCTTATCTTGTAGGCTACCTTGTAGGTATATTCCTGATTGTCTATGGTATATTAAAGTTCTTTGAATAGGCCCAGGATAAGGGTTAGCGCCTCTCCAGGTTCTAATATTCCGGCGCGTGTCTCCCTCAATATCCTCTGTACTGAGTATCGTCTAAAATGTGGGAATCTCCTGTGAACTTCCCCCAGGAGGGGGCAGCCGAAAACCTGGGATCCTCTGATATTGAATTGAGAGACCACCCCCTTTACTTCTTGTTTAGATGCTGCAAGGAGGGCTGGAAGGTTCAACCTCAAGAGATCATCCACTTGGTTTATAGCCTGGGACGATGTGGGTAGTAAATCGCCGAATATGACAATCCCGATATCATGGTCTCTCGCATAATCTAATATTTTATCATTTATCTTCTTGGAGCATCTTCCACAGGGGTGGAATCTCCCTTCAAGGGCCTCCTTTATAAGATTTGAAAAATCTGCCTCGATATATTCGTGTTTTATCTCCAATGTCCTGGATAGCCTATTTATATTTTCTTTCACATGTCCGGGGAGTATGATACTCCCAGGGTCTACTGTTATGGCTTTCACATTAAAACCAAGGTTTTTTGCGAT encodes:
- a CDS encoding DUF3096 domain-containing protein, which produces MVAKTDPRVIGILAIIIGILMIIYPYLVGYLVGIFLIVYGILKFFE
- a CDS encoding 7-cyano-7-deazaguanine synthase yields the protein MESSYLKKMIEELREEIGHERVDVNIKEAIFNREKNELIIVAPDRSDKSVIIGKGGWVAGRLREALGVGRVHVEAYTDLILKKYRMKLSLDKIESLIKKGIFPDQLEVFKGLLQERLEKVPEFDLLEYKLEDLNGEVIVALSGGVDSSFSTIIAKNLGFNVKAITVDPGSIILPGHVKENINRLSRTLEIKHEYIEADFSNLIKEALEGRFHPCGRCSKKINDKILDYARDHDIGIVIFGDLLPTSSQAINQVDDLLRLNLPALLAASKQEVKGVVSQFNIRGSQVFGCPLLGEVHRRFPHFRRYSVQRILRETRAGILEPGEALTLILGLFKEL